Proteins encoded within one genomic window of Chitinophaga parva:
- a CDS encoding CTP synthase → MAKYIFVTGGVTSSLGKGIIAASLAKLLQARGFSVTIQKFDPYINVDPGTLNPYEHGECYVTEDGAETDLDLGHYERFLNKPTSQANNVTTGRIYQTVINKEREGAYLGKTVQVIPHITDEIKRRILLLGKDSKYDIVITELGGTVGDIESLPYIEAVRQLQWELGEEECLVIHLTLIPYLRAAKELKTKPTQHSVRLLSEYGVHPDIIVCRTEEPMYSDLKKKIALFCNVTVDSVIEANDVGTIYEVPLEMLREKLDVICMKKLNLPITKDPELAKWREFLDKLKYPKSKITIGLIGKYVELQDAYKSILESFVHAGAVNECKVVVENIHSEYITPENVYEKLKNLDGLLVAPGFGHRGIEGKITAIKYARENNLPFFGICLGMQMSVVEYARNVVGLKDAHSYEMNTESPYPVINLMEEQKKITSKGGTMRLGAYACDLVPGTKAAEIYGSTHISERHRHRYEFNNDFAAQFEQAGMVLSGRNPESGLVEMIELPNHPFFVGCQFHPELKSTVEAPAPLFVSFVKAAKQYAENKLSNKQLVEEHQ, encoded by the coding sequence ATGGCAAAATATATCTTCGTGACGGGAGGTGTGACATCCTCTTTGGGTAAAGGAATTATTGCGGCTTCGCTGGCAAAACTGCTGCAGGCCCGCGGTTTCAGTGTGACAATTCAGAAGTTTGACCCCTATATCAACGTGGACCCGGGTACGCTGAACCCTTATGAGCACGGAGAATGTTATGTAACTGAAGACGGCGCCGAGACCGACCTGGACCTGGGCCACTACGAGCGCTTCCTCAATAAACCTACTTCCCAGGCTAACAACGTGACCACCGGCCGCATTTACCAGACCGTTATCAATAAAGAACGCGAAGGGGCCTACCTGGGCAAAACCGTTCAGGTGATCCCGCATATCACCGACGAGATCAAACGCCGCATTTTACTACTGGGCAAAGACAGCAAATACGATATTGTGATCACCGAGCTGGGTGGCACCGTGGGCGATATTGAGTCCCTGCCCTACATTGAGGCCGTACGCCAGTTGCAATGGGAGCTGGGGGAAGAAGAATGCCTGGTCATCCACCTCACCCTCATTCCTTACCTGCGCGCTGCCAAGGAGCTGAAAACCAAGCCCACACAGCATTCCGTGCGCCTGCTCAGCGAGTATGGCGTACACCCGGACATCATCGTGTGCCGCACCGAGGAGCCCATGTACTCCGACCTGAAAAAGAAGATCGCCCTGTTCTGTAACGTAACCGTGGACTCCGTAATTGAGGCCAACGACGTGGGCACCATCTATGAAGTGCCCCTGGAAATGCTGCGCGAAAAGCTGGACGTCATCTGCATGAAAAAGCTGAACCTGCCCATCACCAAAGACCCTGAGCTGGCGAAATGGCGTGAGTTCCTCGACAAGCTGAAATACCCGAAATCCAAGATCACCATTGGCCTGATCGGTAAATACGTGGAACTGCAGGATGCCTACAAATCCATCCTGGAAAGCTTTGTACACGCCGGTGCCGTAAATGAATGCAAGGTGGTGGTGGAAAATATCCACTCCGAATACATCACCCCGGAAAATGTGTACGAAAAACTCAAGAACCTGGATGGCCTCCTGGTAGCACCGGGTTTTGGCCACCGCGGTATTGAGGGCAAGATCACGGCTATTAAATATGCCCGTGAGAACAATCTGCCTTTCTTCGGCATCTGCCTGGGCATGCAAATGAGCGTGGTAGAATACGCCCGCAACGTAGTAGGCCTGAAAGATGCGCACAGCTATGAAATGAACACGGAATCGCCGTACCCGGTGATCAACCTCATGGAAGAGCAGAAAAAGATCACCTCCAAGGGCGGTACCATGCGCCTGGGCGCCTATGCCTGCGACCTGGTACCCGGTACTAAGGCGGCAGAGATCTACGGCAGCACCCACATCAGTGAGCGTCACCGCCACCGCTATGAATTCAACAACGACTTTGCAGCGCAATTTGAACAGGCAGGTATGGTGCTCTCCGGCAGGAACCCTGAAAGTGGCCTGGTAGAAATG
- a CDS encoding precorrin-2 dehydrogenase/sirohydrochlorin ferrochelatase family protein, whose amino-acid sequence MSDNHLFPVFFKVDRLNVLVVGGGHVGHEKVSALLSNCPTASLTIVATEFRPELTALVKDYPHVEMVQKPFSCGDLFGKDLVIAATNDHDLNVTIWEKARSCKVLINVADTPDLCDFYLGSVVQKGNLKIAISTNGKSPTIAKRLKQVLQECLPDSLDAVLEKLHLIRNRLSGDFAAKVAKLNALTDVLVEEETHKH is encoded by the coding sequence ATGAGTGATAATCATTTGTTTCCCGTTTTTTTCAAAGTAGACCGCCTCAACGTGCTCGTGGTAGGCGGGGGCCATGTGGGGCACGAAAAGGTAAGCGCTTTGTTGAGTAATTGTCCTACCGCCAGTCTTACCATCGTGGCCACTGAATTCCGCCCGGAGCTCACGGCCCTTGTAAAGGACTACCCCCACGTGGAAATGGTGCAAAAGCCCTTTTCCTGCGGGGATCTTTTTGGTAAAGACCTGGTGATAGCCGCTACCAATGATCATGATCTGAATGTGACCATCTGGGAAAAGGCCCGCTCCTGCAAGGTGCTCATCAATGTGGCGGACACGCCCGACCTCTGCGACTTTTACCTGGGTTCCGTCGTCCAGAAAGGCAACCTCAAAATCGCTATTTCCACAAACGGTAAATCGCCCACCATTGCCAAGCGCCTGAAACAGGTACTGCAGGAATGCCTGCCGGATTCACTGGATGCCGTGCTGGAAAAACTGCACCTGATCCGCAACCGCCTTTCCGGCGATTTTGCCGCCAAAGTGGCCAAGCTGAACGCCCTGACGGATGTGCTGGTAGAAGAAGAAACGCACAAACACTGA
- a CDS encoding acyl-CoA thioesterase, producing MTLTPKKAQDSLIQMTELVLPNDTNTFGNLMGGRLMYWMDIASALAAMKHCAAPTVTASVDNISFENPIKLGNVVHIEAKVTRAFNTSMEVHMKVWGEDPVQQYRYKSNEAFMTFVALDPNGNSRPVPPVIPETEEEKVLYDGAMRRRQLRLVLSGRMKPHDATELKALFYEQL from the coding sequence ATGACGCTCACGCCTAAGAAGGCGCAGGACTCCCTCATCCAGATGACGGAGCTGGTGCTGCCCAACGATACGAATACTTTTGGCAACCTGATGGGGGGCCGCCTGATGTACTGGATGGACATTGCCTCTGCCCTGGCCGCCATGAAACACTGCGCAGCGCCCACGGTAACGGCTTCTGTGGATAATATCTCTTTTGAGAACCCCATTAAACTGGGCAACGTGGTGCATATTGAAGCCAAAGTGACCCGGGCCTTCAATACCTCCATGGAAGTGCACATGAAAGTGTGGGGGGAAGACCCCGTGCAGCAGTACCGCTACAAAAGCAACGAGGCTTTTATGACCTTTGTGGCCCTGGACCCCAACGGTAATTCCCGCCCCGTGCCGCCCGTGATCCCGGAAACGGAAGAAGAAAAAGTGCTTTATGATGGCGCCATGCGCCGCCGCCAGCTTCGCCTGGTGCTCAGCGGCCGTATGAAGCCCCACGATGCCACAGAACTGAAGGCGCTTTTTTACGAGCAGCTCTGA
- a CDS encoding HD domain-containing protein: MTNAEQQIIDNTVAYVKQELAQAEGGHDWWHIYRVWKQALHIAGAEKADAFVVSLAALLHDIADAKFHNNDDTIGPAKARDFLLAQNVSEEVIYHVVAIIENVSFKGGKAARKFNSKELDVVQDADRLDAIGAIGIARAFNYGGFKGRALYDPAIQPDLDMDTAQYRSSTAPTINHFYEKLLLLKDRMNTAAGKVLANARHQFMEQYLERFYKEWEGEE; encoded by the coding sequence ATGACGAACGCCGAACAACAGATCATTGATAACACGGTAGCCTACGTGAAGCAGGAACTGGCGCAGGCAGAGGGTGGGCACGACTGGTGGCACATTTACCGGGTATGGAAACAGGCCCTGCACATTGCCGGGGCAGAGAAAGCAGATGCCTTCGTGGTATCGCTGGCAGCCCTGCTGCACGATATTGCCGATGCCAAATTTCACAATAACGATGACACCATTGGTCCCGCAAAGGCCCGTGATTTCCTGCTGGCACAAAACGTATCCGAGGAAGTGATCTACCACGTGGTGGCCATCATAGAAAATGTGTCTTTCAAGGGCGGCAAGGCCGCACGCAAATTCAACTCCAAAGAACTGGACGTGGTACAGGATGCAGACCGCCTGGATGCCATCGGGGCCATTGGTATAGCACGGGCCTTCAATTACGGCGGCTTCAAGGGGCGCGCCCTCTACGACCCGGCCATCCAGCCAGACCTGGACATGGATACTGCCCAATACCGCAGCAGCACGGCGCCTACCATCAATCATTTTTATGAAAAGCTGCTGCTCCTCAAAGATCGCATGAACACGGCCGCCGGCAAGGTGCTGGCCAATGCCCGCCACCAGTTCATGGAGCAGTACCTGGAGCGGTTTTATAAAGAGTGGGAGGGGGAGGAGTAA